A DNA window from Streptomyces sp. B21-083 contains the following coding sequences:
- a CDS encoding Fpg/Nei family DNA glycosylase, translating into MPEGHTIHRLAQDYAARFAGRPATVNSPQGKFSAAAALLTGAPLNAADAHGKHLFLRFREADWVHIHLGLFGKVNFGDAPAPPPTDTVRLRLANSTSYVDLRGPTTCALITDTEKQAIHDRLGPDPLRPDADHQAAYARVSRSRTTIAALLMDQKLIAGVGNVYRAEVLFRHGIDPYRPGKDITPAEWAALWNDLVALMRDGVRDNRIDTVRPEHTPEAMGRPPRVDDHGGEVYVYRRANLPCHLCGGEIRTADLAARNLFWCPTCQQA; encoded by the coding sequence GTGCCGGAAGGGCACACGATCCACCGGCTGGCCCAGGACTACGCCGCCCGCTTCGCGGGCAGACCCGCCACGGTAAACAGCCCGCAGGGCAAGTTCAGCGCCGCGGCAGCCCTCCTCACCGGCGCCCCCCTCAACGCCGCCGACGCCCACGGCAAACACCTCTTCCTCCGCTTCCGTGAAGCCGACTGGGTCCACATCCACCTGGGCCTCTTCGGCAAGGTCAACTTCGGCGACGCCCCCGCCCCGCCTCCCACGGACACGGTCCGCCTGCGCCTCGCGAACAGCACCTCGTACGTGGACCTCCGGGGCCCCACCACCTGCGCGCTCATCACGGACACCGAGAAGCAGGCGATACACGACCGCCTGGGCCCCGACCCCCTCCGCCCGGACGCCGACCACCAGGCCGCCTACGCCCGCGTCAGCCGCAGTCGTACGACCATCGCCGCCCTGCTCATGGACCAGAAACTCATCGCGGGCGTCGGCAACGTCTACCGCGCCGAGGTCCTGTTCCGGCACGGCATCGACCCGTACCGTCCCGGCAAAGACATCACGCCCGCCGAGTGGGCCGCCCTCTGGAACGACCTGGTCGCCCTCATGCGCGACGGCGTACGCGACAACCGCATCGACACCGTCCGCCCGGAACACACCCCGGAGGCGATGGGCCGCCCGCCGCGCGTCGACGACCACGGCGGCGAGGTCTACGTCTACCGCAGGGCCAACCTGCCCTGCCACCTCTGTGGCGGCGAGATCCGCACCGCCGATCTCGCCGCCCGCAACCTCTTCTGGTGCCCCACCTGCCAGCAAGCCTGA
- a CDS encoding ribose-5-phosphate isomerase — MRVYLGSDHAGFELKNHLVEWLKEAGHDPVDCGPHIYDAVDDYPPFCLRAAERTAADPDALGIVIGGSGNGEQIAANKVKGVRAALAWSEETASLGRQHNNANVVAVGSRMHTQDEATKFVETFLATPFSEDARHIRRIDMLTAYETTGELPEIPAHHPHS; from the coding sequence ATGCGCGTGTATCTCGGCTCCGACCATGCGGGCTTCGAACTCAAGAACCACCTCGTCGAGTGGCTCAAGGAGGCCGGCCACGACCCCGTGGACTGCGGCCCCCACATCTACGACGCCGTCGACGACTACCCGCCCTTCTGCCTCCGCGCAGCGGAGCGCACGGCGGCCGACCCGGACGCCCTCGGCATCGTGATCGGCGGTTCCGGCAACGGCGAGCAGATCGCGGCGAACAAGGTGAAGGGCGTGCGCGCGGCGCTGGCCTGGAGCGAGGAGACCGCGTCGCTGGGCCGCCAGCACAACAACGCCAACGTGGTCGCGGTGGGCTCCCGCATGCACACGCAGGACGAGGCGACGAAGTTCGTGGAGACCTTCCTGGCGACGCCGTTCTCGGAGGACGCCCGTCACATCCGCCGCATCGACATGCTGACGGCGTACGAGACGACGGGCGAACTCCCGGAAATCCCGGCACACCACCCGCACTCCTAG
- a CDS encoding amino acid permease yields MTSQPSSSPPSGLQAGLKNRHLSMIAIGGVIGAGLFVGSSSGIRTAGPGILLSYALVGTLVVLVMRMLGEMSAANPTSGSFSAHADRALGRWAGFSIGWLYWFFWVVVLAVEATAGATILEGWVPAVPQWAWALIVMMVLTATNLVSVGSYGEFEFWFAGIKVVAISAFVIIGALAVFGVLPGVDSDKAGLGNLTDHGGFLPNGPGAILTGVLLVVFSFMGSEIATLAAGESEDPQRAVTKSTNSIIWRVGVFYLGSIFVVVTLLPWNDPSIKEKGSYVAALDSLGIAHAGQIMNFIVLTSVLSCLNSGLYTASRMAFSLGQRGDAPKAFARTTSRGVPLAAIVASVVFGFVAVFFNYRFPDSVFLFLVNSSGAVALFVWLVICFSQLRMRKIIERESPEKLVVRMWLYPYLTWATAALIVFVLGYMLTDTEHDGRETVLLSLLVAAVVLVIAVVRQKRGHGSVVVGDGRGTRAVDDGDDVEDVIKVG; encoded by the coding sequence ATGACCTCGCAGCCGAGCTCCTCCCCACCCTCCGGTCTTCAGGCCGGGCTCAAGAACCGGCATCTGTCGATGATCGCCATCGGCGGTGTCATCGGCGCCGGACTCTTCGTCGGGTCCAGCTCCGGTATCCGTACCGCCGGGCCGGGCATTCTTCTCTCGTACGCCCTCGTCGGCACGCTCGTCGTGCTGGTGATGCGGATGCTCGGCGAGATGTCCGCCGCCAATCCGACCTCCGGTTCGTTCTCCGCGCACGCCGACCGGGCGCTGGGGCGCTGGGCCGGGTTCTCCATCGGCTGGCTGTACTGGTTCTTCTGGGTCGTCGTGCTCGCCGTGGAGGCGACCGCCGGGGCCACCATTCTCGAAGGGTGGGTTCCCGCCGTACCGCAGTGGGCCTGGGCGCTCATCGTGATGATGGTGCTGACCGCGACCAACCTCGTCTCGGTCGGCTCCTACGGCGAGTTCGAGTTCTGGTTCGCCGGTATCAAGGTCGTCGCCATCAGCGCCTTCGTCATCATCGGCGCGCTCGCCGTGTTCGGCGTACTGCCCGGGGTCGACAGCGACAAGGCCGGGCTCGGCAATCTGACCGACCACGGCGGGTTCCTGCCCAACGGGCCCGGCGCCATCCTCACCGGCGTGCTGCTCGTCGTCTTCTCCTTCATGGGGAGCGAGATCGCCACGCTGGCCGCCGGGGAGTCCGAGGACCCGCAGCGGGCCGTCACCAAGTCCACCAACAGCATCATCTGGCGTGTCGGCGTCTTCTATCTCGGGTCGATCTTCGTCGTCGTCACCCTGCTGCCGTGGAACGACCCCTCGATCAAGGAGAAGGGCTCGTACGTCGCCGCCCTCGACTCCCTCGGGATCGCGCACGCCGGTCAGATCATGAACTTCATCGTGCTCACCTCGGTACTGTCCTGCCTCAACTCCGGGCTCTACACGGCCTCCCGCATGGCCTTCTCGCTCGGGCAGCGCGGTGACGCGCCCAAGGCGTTCGCGCGGACCACGTCCCGCGGTGTGCCGCTCGCGGCGATCGTCGCCTCGGTCGTCTTCGGCTTCGTCGCCGTCTTCTTCAACTACAGGTTCCCCGACTCGGTCTTCCTCTTCCTCGTCAACTCCTCAGGCGCCGTCGCCCTGTTCGTCTGGCTGGTCATCTGCTTCTCGCAGCTGCGCATGCGGAAGATCATCGAGCGCGAGTCCCCCGAGAAGCTCGTCGTGCGGATGTGGCTGTACCCGTATCTGACCTGGGCGACCGCCGCCCTCATCGTGTTCGTCCTCGGCTACATGCTCACCGACACCGAGCACGACGGCCGCGAGACCGTACTGCTCTCGTTGCTGGTGGCGGCCGTTGTGCTCGTCATCGCCGTCGTCCGGCAGAAGCGCGGGCATGGATCCGTGGTCGTCGGCGATGGCCGGGGCACGCGCGCCGTCGATGACGGCGACGATGTCGAGGACGTCATCAAGGTCGGCTAG
- a CDS encoding protein kinase domain-containing protein, with protein MGRVWRAVDEMLDRPVAVKEMRIDGLDAEDTRTRRERTLREARATARIDHPNVVRVYDVVDEGERLWIVMELVDGRSLEQLLVTDGPLGPGATARLGLSLVSALRQVHAGGVLHRDIKPGNVLVERREGRVVLTDFGIAAIQDGKALTMVGMLVGSPDYMAPERVSGRHQGPPSDVWSLGATLCAALGGRSPFSRETTLSTLHAVLYEDPELPATAGPLHDTLAALLEKEPSARPELEDVERALRPVAFPEPFLEPEPTSEGEQEEGREERGPATPEAPATPEAPETPDTRPPTAPTPVRTTTDAPTPVYLDASLVRAVRQPWEQSPEPEPPSPRDAVPAARTTATPVLGNPSPETSNASTEVPSEIRSEAGSAIPTRSAGVSLIRAQARALTEKRPAAQHPQHRASQFGPQHAAALPTTPRHGRRRMGMLAAGVVTVGAAVGLVLAATAGPPDDRNTAAPGSSRDTSASSAPSQSATPTETPTATPTEASPEPTVEGTFRPRGLPPGAHEEAGGYAWATPRGWRRDVKTGAEVHYTSPDGRQELLAKSSLARGELLETWEQSEHDARQGQDYTKISLGETTYQDHPAVVWEYTFTLDGTPWHARLLGFDAEGKSYQISTWYHQEIEEQAVRTYERVKESFTVL; from the coding sequence ATGGGGCGGGTGTGGCGGGCCGTCGACGAAATGCTCGACAGGCCGGTGGCGGTCAAGGAAATGCGCATCGACGGACTCGACGCGGAGGACACCCGCACCCGTCGCGAACGCACGCTCCGAGAGGCCAGGGCGACGGCCCGGATCGACCACCCGAACGTCGTGCGGGTGTACGACGTCGTGGACGAGGGTGAGCGGCTGTGGATCGTCATGGAACTGGTGGACGGCCGCTCCCTCGAACAACTTCTCGTCACGGACGGCCCGTTGGGCCCCGGTGCCACGGCTCGCCTCGGCCTCAGCCTGGTCTCGGCGCTGCGCCAGGTGCATGCCGGGGGTGTACTGCACCGCGACATCAAACCGGGCAACGTCCTCGTGGAACGACGCGAGGGGCGGGTCGTCCTCACCGACTTCGGTATCGCCGCCATCCAGGACGGGAAGGCCCTCACGATGGTCGGGATGCTCGTGGGATCCCCCGACTACATGGCGCCGGAGCGTGTGTCGGGCCGGCACCAGGGCCCGCCGTCCGACGTGTGGTCCCTCGGCGCGACACTCTGCGCGGCGCTGGGAGGCCGCTCCCCGTTCTCCCGCGAAACCACCCTGTCCACCCTGCACGCGGTCCTGTACGAGGATCCCGAACTCCCGGCCACCGCAGGCCCGCTGCACGACACCCTGGCCGCCCTCCTGGAGAAGGAACCGTCGGCCAGGCCCGAACTGGAGGACGTGGAGCGGGCACTGAGGCCGGTGGCGTTCCCGGAGCCGTTCTTGGAGCCGGAGCCGACTTCGGAAGGGGAGCAGGAGGAGGGGAGGGAGGAGAGGGGCCCGGCGACCCCTGAGGCACCGGCGACCCCTGAGGCACCGGAGACACCGGACACGCGGCCACCGACGGCCCCGACTCCCGTACGGACGACCACGGATGCGCCGACCCCCGTATACCTGGACGCGTCCCTCGTACGGGCTGTGCGACAGCCATGGGAGCAGTCGCCGGAACCCGAGCCTCCGTCGCCCAGGGACGCGGTACCGGCCGCGCGTACGACCGCCACCCCGGTCCTGGGAAACCCGTCCCCCGAGACATCCAACGCCTCCACCGAAGTCCCCTCCGAGATACGGTCCGAGGCCGGTTCGGCGATCCCGACGCGCAGCGCCGGGGTCTCACTGATCCGAGCACAGGCGCGGGCGTTGACGGAGAAGCGACCGGCGGCACAACACCCCCAGCACCGGGCGTCGCAATTCGGCCCGCAGCACGCGGCTGCCCTGCCGACGACCCCGCGCCACGGTCGCCGTCGTATGGGCATGCTGGCCGCGGGGGTGGTCACCGTGGGGGCGGCGGTGGGGCTGGTCCTGGCAGCGACGGCAGGCCCACCCGACGACAGGAACACAGCGGCTCCCGGGTCATCGCGTGATACTTCGGCATCGTCCGCGCCCTCGCAGTCCGCCACCCCCACCGAGACCCCCACCGCCACCCCCACCGAGGCCTCTCCCGAACCCACCGTCGAGGGCACCTTCCGCCCGCGCGGCCTGCCGCCCGGCGCGCACGAGGAGGCGGGCGGCTACGCGTGGGCGACACCCAGGGGCTGGCGTCGGGACGTGAAGACGGGCGCCGAGGTGCACTACACCTCCCCCGACGGCAGGCAGGAACTGCTGGCCAAGTCCTCACTCGCGCGGGGCGAGTTGCTGGAGACCTGGGAGCAGTCGGAACACGACGCCCGCCAGGGCCAGGACTACACGAAGATCAGCCTCGGGGAGACGACGTACCAGGATCACCCGGCCGTCGTCTGGGAGTACACCTTCACCCTGGACGGCACCCCCTGGCACGCCAGGCTGCTCGGCTTCGATGCGGAGGGGAAGTCGTACCAGATCAGCACCTGGTACCACCAGGAGATCGAGGAGCAGGCGGTACGGACCTACGAACGGGTGAAGGAGTCGTTCACAGTGCTGTGA
- a CDS encoding biotin transporter BioY, giving the protein MATAVAPARPGQVLADLLPASRVRDAALVLGGAALTGIAAQIAVPVPGSPVPVTGQTFAALLVGTALGAGRGLAALVVYALAGLAGVPWFAEGGSGTSVSFGYVLGMLLASAAVGALARRGADRSMPRMAGAMLLGEAIIYAIGVPYLALAADMSMSAAIAAGLTPFLIGDALKAALAMGILPTAWKLVDKD; this is encoded by the coding sequence ATGGCAACCGCCGTCGCCCCCGCCCGCCCCGGCCAGGTCCTCGCCGACCTGCTCCCCGCCTCCCGCGTCCGGGACGCCGCGCTCGTGCTCGGCGGTGCCGCGCTCACCGGGATCGCCGCCCAGATCGCCGTCCCCGTGCCCGGCTCACCGGTACCGGTGACCGGGCAGACCTTCGCCGCGCTCCTCGTCGGCACCGCGCTCGGCGCCGGCCGCGGCCTCGCCGCCCTCGTCGTCTACGCCCTGGCCGGTCTGGCGGGCGTGCCGTGGTTCGCGGAGGGCGGCTCGGGCACGTCGGTGTCCTTCGGCTACGTCCTCGGCATGCTGCTCGCGTCGGCCGCCGTGGGCGCGCTGGCCCGCCGCGGCGCGGACCGTTCGATGCCGCGCATGGCGGGCGCGATGCTCCTCGGCGAGGCGATCATCTACGCGATCGGCGTCCCGTACCTCGCGCTGGCCGCCGACATGAGCATGAGCGCGGCGATCGCCGCCGGCCTCACACCGTTCCTGATCGGCGACGCCCTGAAGGCGGCCCTGGCGATGGGCATCCTGCCGACGGCCTGGAAGCTCGTCGACAAGGACTGA
- a CDS encoding ROK family protein: MPRASAPTLTSPSPPPSPSGPSSRVPRAADSDRRRTSASVVLRSVLEHGPVARSTIARLTGLSPASVTDYCARFAELGLIREEAALRRSNGVGRPHVPVVLDASRFVVAGVHVAVPYTTVALLDLRGRVVARRELKHERTDPGWVLARAADGLRSLLDDMPGCRALGVGVAVGGWVDRGSGTVVEHPLLGWRDVAVREVLGARTGLPVHVDGHARALVNAERLFGSARGSGSVLHLFVGNMVDAAFATNDEVHHGPRSRAGDIAHLPVPGGTEVCECGRTGCLQAELSERTLCRRAREAGIGTGTNPMHVVAAAAGGDPVAVGLLVRRAGAVGRAARLLLDVLNPETVVVTEIGVIHREDCLAALREGVGADRAASVVPTSFPDSVLAVAGGSVALDVVYRDPLATSPQGI; this comes from the coding sequence ATGCCCCGTGCCTCGGCACCCACCCTTACTTCTCCCTCTCCCCCTCCCTCCCCCTCCGGCCCTTCCTCGCGGGTGCCTCGTGCCGCCGATTCCGATCGGCGCAGGACGAGTGCGAGTGTGGTCCTGCGGTCCGTGCTGGAGCACGGGCCCGTGGCGCGCAGCACCATCGCCCGGCTGACCGGGCTGTCGCCGGCGTCGGTGACGGACTACTGCGCGCGGTTCGCGGAACTCGGTCTGATCCGCGAGGAGGCCGCGCTCCGGCGGTCGAACGGGGTGGGGCGCCCGCACGTCCCCGTCGTCCTGGACGCCTCGCGGTTCGTGGTCGCCGGGGTCCATGTGGCCGTGCCGTACACGACGGTCGCACTGCTGGATCTGCGCGGCCGGGTGGTCGCCCGGCGTGAGCTGAAGCACGAGCGCACCGATCCGGGGTGGGTGCTGGCACGGGCCGCGGACGGGCTGAGGTCGCTGCTGGACGACATGCCCGGCTGCCGGGCCCTCGGTGTCGGTGTGGCGGTGGGCGGTTGGGTGGACCGGGGGTCCGGGACCGTCGTCGAGCACCCTCTGCTGGGCTGGCGGGACGTGGCCGTGCGGGAGGTGCTCGGTGCCCGCACCGGGCTGCCCGTCCATGTGGACGGTCACGCGCGGGCGTTGGTCAACGCGGAGCGGCTGTTCGGGTCGGCGCGGGGCAGCGGGAGCGTGCTGCATCTGTTCGTCGGCAACATGGTCGACGCGGCGTTCGCGACCAACGACGAGGTGCACCATGGGCCGCGCTCCCGGGCCGGCGACATCGCCCATCTGCCGGTGCCGGGAGGTACGGAGGTCTGCGAGTGCGGGCGTACGGGCTGCCTGCAGGCCGAGTTGAGCGAGCGGACGCTGTGCCGGCGGGCCCGGGAGGCGGGCATCGGCACGGGCACGAACCCCATGCATGTGGTCGCGGCGGCGGCCGGGGGTGATCCGGTCGCCGTGGGGTTGCTGGTGCGGCGGGCAGGTGCCGTGGGGCGGGCGGCGCGGCTGCTGCTCGACGTACTGAATCCGGAGACGGTGGTGGTGACCGAGATCGGGGTCATTCACCGCGAGGACTGCCTCGCCGCATTGCGCGAAGGGGTCGGCGCAGATCGCGCGGCCTCTGTCGTGCCGACGAGTTTTCCGGATTCCGTACTCGCCGTGGCGGGTGGTTCGGTGGCACTCGACGTGGTGTACCGGGATCCGCTGGCCACTTCACCTCAGGGTATTTAA